Within the Stenotrophomonas maltophilia genome, the region GGACTGGCCCGGGGCTGGGATGCCGGCGCGGGCGCGCGATGGTGGGCGCGCCCTGCCGCGTGTTGCGAGGGTCAGCGGTAGTGGCGGGCGGCGCGCTGCATGACGATCTCGTCACGCATGCCTTCCAATGCCATCAGCCTGACCTTGCCGACACCCTGCAGTTCCATGAACCGCTCGGTGTAGAACTCCGGCCCCAGCGCGGTGTCGGCGCGCGATTTGCTGAAGCCATAGGGCACCACGCCCTTCTCGCCATCCTTGCTACCACCGACATAGAGAACGATTGCCATGTGATGTATTCCTCCAAATTGCTACTGCGTACTGCACTCGATGAGCGATGCTGCGAGCCCATCGGAGAGGAGCTTACCGCGTCGTACCTGACTGGAACGTCACGCAGGCTAATGACGATCGGTTGCATGCAGATGACGGCGGGATCGCAGCAGAATGCTTACGGATCTTTAACTTCCAGCTAACGAATTCCAAGGGAATTCCCGCCAACGGCGCAGCCCCTCGCGGGCGGTCGTGTAACGCGTTTCATGTGATTGGGCCGGGCGGGGTGGGTTCGCGGGACACGCCGTAAACCCGTCCCTGGGGGCTCGATGGCGCCATCCACGGCGCCAACGGTCCCGCGAACCCACCCCGCCCGGCCCCTGACAGTTCTTCGGGCACGTTCACCCACGGAAAAGAAAAAGAAGATCAAAAGCAAAAGCAGCCTGGCCGACCGCATTTTGTAGAGCCGAGCCCACGCTCGGCTGCTTTCAGGTCAGTCCACGAAGCCGAGCGCAGGCTCGGCTCTACACGAGCACGCGCAGCGGGCGACCGGCTTCTGCTGTTCTTTCTTCTTTTCCGTGGGTGGTGCAGGCCACAGCCCTCTATCAGAGGGCGGTCGGGTTGGGGTCGCGGGGGTGTCCGCGGCATGGATGCCGCGGCCAAGCCCCCAGGGAACGGTTCACGGCGTCCATTGCCGCCCACGAGGGGCTGTGCCGTTGGCTGCAGACTACGGCCACCAGCCGTGCCCGAACCGGGCGTAATGATCCGCAGCCCGCTCGAACGGGTTGCGCGCACTCACCCCGCCGCACAGCAGGTACACCGGCAGGTACAGCGGCCCCAGCACCAGGTACTGGTAGACGTGCGCGCGCTCATGGTCATCCAGCCGGATCAGCGGCTCCGCCCCCCACCCCGCCTGATGCGCATAGGTCCGGCACGGCATGGCCAGATCATGGCCGGTATGCAGGATCACGTTGCCCAGCGTGATCGCGCCGCCGGGCCCCCACGGCCAGTGATCGAACACCAGCGCGCAGTCACGGCCGCTCCAGCGCACCGTCGCACCGCCCAGCAGCCCGGCCAGGCCTCCGACCAGGCCGATCAGCGAATTGGGAACGGTCCAGGCTGCACCCAGCACCTGCAAGGCACGCAGCCAGATCGGCCGGACCATGGCGGGACGGTTCAATCGGCCTCGTTGGGAATCAGCAGCCACAGGATCAGATAGACCAGGATGCCGGGAAATGCCGCCGATGCCAGCGACACCAGTACGAAGACCACCCGCAGCAGCGTGGAATTCCAGCCGAAGCGATGCCCGATGCCGCCCATCACCCCGGCGATCATCCGGTCGTTCAGCGAGCGCGACAACGTGCGGGGCGTGGTACTCATGGCGGATCCTCCTGGCAGTGCATAAGGCAGTCGAACAGGACTCGACTCTACACCGCCCCCCTGTCTACGGCGTGCGTTGGCGCAGCGCCTGCAGCCGGGCGCTGAACCATGCGGCCGACGCCTGCTCCGGTTGCCCGGGGCACTGGATGCGGTAGGCCTTGCCGCTCATGCTGCTCTGGGTGGCCGCGCGTTCGATGAACTGCTCGGCGCTGTCCACCAGGTCCTTCTTCAGCAGGTAGTCGTACTTGCGCTGCAGGTGCGCGCGCGCACTGCTGCCGTCGTACCAGCGGCCGTTGCGCTGGAAACGGCACTGGGAGCCGTCCAGGCTGGAGATCAGCTGCGCGATTTCGCCGCGCGCTACGGGGCCCGGGGCCGCAGGGGCCCATGCAGGGGTCAGCAGCAGCGCTGCAACCAGCAGTGATTTGTGCGACAGCATCCTTGGCTCCAGCCCGTCCAGAGCGCCTGAGACTAGCCCTTCCCGTCCCGGGCCTTCAACCAGCCATCAATCGTAGCTGGCACTTCGCGCTGCGCCCGTCCGGACACGTAGATTCCAATATGCCCCCCGCGGAAACTGGACTCGGTGTAGTCCTCCGTGCCCAGGCGCCCCCGCATCGCGCGCGACGCATCCGGTGGCACCAGATGGTCTTGCTCGGCATAGATGTTCAGCACCGGCAGGGTCACCTGCGACAGATCCACGGCTTCCTCGCCGATCCGCACCGTACCGTTCACCAGCGCGTTGTCCTGGTAGAACTGCTTGATGAAGTCGCGGAACGCCTCGCCCGCCAGATCCGGCGAATCGAAGATCCATTTCTCCATGCGCAGGAAATCCTCCAGCGCGGCCTTGTCATCGAGGATGTCCAGCAGGCCCACGTACTTCTGCACGTTCAGGCGGAACGGCTTGAGCATCAGGTAACTGGCATTCATCAGGTCGGCCGGGATGTTGCCCAGCGTGTCCACCAGCAGGTCCACATCCACCTGCCGCGCCCAGTGCGAGAGCATGTTGTCGGCGGTGTGGAAATCAACGGGCGTCACCATGGTGATCAGCTTGCCCAGCTTCTGCCGGCGCAGCGCCGCATAGCACAGCGCGAACACACCGCCCTGGCAGATGCCGAGCAGGTCCACCGGGCCGCCGCTGCGCGCGCGCAGGGCATCCACCGCGCCCTCGATGTAGCGCAGCAGGTAGTCCTCCAGCGTCTGGAACCGTTCGGATCGATCCGGGTAGCCCCAGTCCAGCACGTACACGTCCTGCCCCAGTGCCAGCAGCTTCTGCACCAGCGAGCGATCGGCCTGCAGGTCAACCATGTAGGGGCGGTTGACCAGTGCGTAGACGATCAGCAGCGGCGTCCGCCGGGTCGGTGCCTGTTCGCCGACGAAGCGATAGAGCACCACCTTGCCATCACGCCAGACTTCCTCGCGGGCGGTCACCCCGTAATCGACATCTTCCACCTGCGGCAGCAGCTTCAGCCCTTCCATCAGCTTGCGCTGCATGGCCAGGGTCTCCTGCATCAGGTCATCGGCATTGAAGCCCAGAGGTCCCTTCATCGCTCATGTTTTCCGCGAGGAAGTACGGGATGTCGCCTTCCTGGCTGGCGCACGCTTTGCAGCAGCCTTCTTGACTGCAGCCTTCGGCGCTGGCGCCGCCTTCTTCGCGGCCGCCCTGCGAGTGCCAGGCTTCACCCTGGCCGGGGCCGGCTGTGCGGCCGGATCCACCGTCGCCGTACCCGCCAGCACCGTCACCTGCGCCTGCAGGCGACGCAGGCTGCGCTCCAGCTCGGCAATGCGACGGTGCGCGGCATCCATTTCGGAACGGGTCGGCAGGCCGATCCGCTCGCTTACCTGCTCCACTTCGCGCTGCAGCCCAGCGCGCAGGCGCATCTGTGCGTTGCCGAGGTCGGCATAGACCTGCTGGAACGGCTCGGACAGGGCCACCTTGGCGTAAGCCTCTTCGGCCGCCTCGATCCACAGGTCGAACATCGCACGCGCGCTGGTCAACTGGCTGCCGGGCTGCTCATGCTGGGCCAGCCGCTGCTCGAACAGCTCGAAGGCCTCGTCCAGCGCCTGCCGGATCTGTTCGACATAGGCGCGTGACTGCTGCTGGTAATCCTCCTGCGCGCGCAGCAGGGCCTGCCAGCGCGCCTGGTGTTCACGGCCGGGACCGAAGGCGGGGCTCTGCAGCCACGGGCCCGCCTGCAGCTGCCATTGCTGCAGCCAGTTGGCGAACTCCGGCAACGAACCGCCGGCCTGGGTGCTGCCGCGCGCGCCCTGCAGCATCCATTGCAGCAGGCCATCCCCCTGGCCCTGCACTGCCTCACGCCAGGCCTGTGCCACTTCTGCGCTGCTGGCGTCGCGTCCGGCGAAGCGGCTGGCGACCTCCTGCATCGTGCCGTACCAGCTGCCCGCCTGCTCGCGGAACCGGCGCACCGCGTCCTCCGGCGCTCCCGGCCCCTGCTCGGGCAGCATCTGGCTCCAGCCGTCAAACAGGCGCTGCCAGTTGCCGGCATCGCCGCTGCCCGGCGCACCGGCGGCGGAGGCATGGCGCAGGGCATCGCCCCAAGCCCCGAAATACTGCCGGGCCAGAGTCTCGAAATCGCTGCTGCCGGCGTCATGGGCAGAACTGGTCATCGCAGGCCTCCGCAGGATGCCGTCATGGCTTGGGAATACGCAGGGTCTTGCTGATCATCAGCGACCCGGACAGGGCGAACAGCAGCACCATCGGATGCAACTGCCACGGACCCAGCTGCCATTGGCCAAGCCAGATGTCCGGGCCGATCGCGTCGGTACCCGCCGCGATCGCCAGCACGATCACCAGCACCAGGCTGGTCGGGATCGGGGTGCCCTCGAAAAACTTCACCTTGCCCTCGTCGCCGGCCAGCGCCTCGGCAGTCACGTTGTAGCGGGCCAGGCGGCTGACGCCACAGCAGACGAAGTAGCTCAACACCAGCCAGTCCCACCCGCCCTGCATGCCACAGGCATAGGCCAGCGCGGCCGGGGCCACGCCGAAGGAGATCACGTCGGACAGCGAATCCAGCTCGCGGCCCAGCGTCGAACTGGATTTGCGCCAGCGCGCGATGCGGCCGTCCAGCGCGTCGAAGATGAAGGCCAGCGGGATCAACGCCATGCCGAACAGCAGGTAGCCACGCTCGCCATCCTGCAGGAAGCGCATGGCGGCGAACACCGCGCCGGTGCCGCAGAAGGCGTTGGCCAGGGTGAACCAGTCCGCCAGCTGGAACTCGCGCAGCATCGAGAAGTGACGTTTCATGAAGTCTCACGGGGCATCAAGGGCCACAGGTTACCGCGAGCGCAGCCGCTGGCGACAGCACGGCCCGCGTTCCCCCTTCACCGGTCGCTCACGCATCGTCACCAGCGGTGAATTTTTCGCCACCCATCTTGACAGCCTAGGGGGGTGGCGCCTGTCGAGGCTTATCCACAAAGTTGCCCACGCGTAATCCACACCCCCTGTGGACAACCCGTTCTCACCGACTGCGACGGTGGACATTTGCTCATCACTTCTGGCGGGGTTTCCGCCCTTCCCAAGCCGGCTCTCTGGCGCTATGGTCAGCGGCGGACCCGCCGTCGCCACGTCCTGATCCCCTCACCGGACGATGCCGATGCTGGACGCAGCCACCCTGGCCGCTCAACTGCGGATGCCCCATGGCGACCACGCCCTGGACGTGGCCGACGCGATGAACCGCAGCAATGGCGGGCTCAACCAGGCCGCCATCCGCCTGCTCGCGACCGCTGCAGGCGAGAGCGTGCTGGAAATCGGCCCGGGCAATGGCGCGTTCGCGCCCCTGCTGCTGCAAGCGGCCAACAGCCGCTACCTCGGTATCGAACTGTCCACCGCCATGGTTGCGGCCGGCAACCAGCGACTGGCCTCGACCGGCCTGGGTGATCGCGCGGAACTGCGCCATGGCGACGCCCACGCCCTGCCCGTCACCGATGCCTGCGTGGACGCGGCGCTGAGCGTAAACACCCTCTACTTCTGGCCGAACCTGGCGCCGGTGCTGGACGAACTGGCGCGGGTGCTGCGCCCTGGCGGCCGCCTGTGCCTGGCGTTCGGCGATGCCACTTTCATGCGCGGTCTGCCGTTTGCCTCGACCTTCCACCTGCACGAACTGGAGGCGGTGGAACGCGCGCTGCGGATCTCGGGCTTCCGTGTTTCGGCCTGGCGGGCACACCGT harbors:
- a CDS encoding PspC domain-containing protein, with the translated sequence MSTTPRTLSRSLNDRMIAGVMGGIGHRFGWNSTLLRVVFVLVSLASAAFPGILVYLILWLLIPNEAD
- a CDS encoding YfeK family protein; amino-acid sequence: MLSHKSLLVAALLLTPAWAPAAPGPVARGEIAQLISSLDGSQCRFQRNGRWYDGSSARAHLQRKYDYLLKKDLVDSAEQFIERAATQSSMSGKAYRIQCPGQPEQASAAWFSARLQALRQRTP
- a CDS encoding class III poly(R)-hydroxyalkanoic acid synthase subunit PhaC, with translation MKGPLGFNADDLMQETLAMQRKLMEGLKLLPQVEDVDYGVTAREEVWRDGKVVLYRFVGEQAPTRRTPLLIVYALVNRPYMVDLQADRSLVQKLLALGQDVYVLDWGYPDRSERFQTLEDYLLRYIEGAVDALRARSGGPVDLLGICQGGVFALCYAALRRQKLGKLITMVTPVDFHTADNMLSHWARQVDVDLLVDTLGNIPADLMNASYLMLKPFRLNVQKYVGLLDILDDKAALEDFLRMEKWIFDSPDLAGEAFRDFIKQFYQDNALVNGTVRIGEEAVDLSQVTLPVLNIYAEQDHLVPPDASRAMRGRLGTEDYTESSFRGGHIGIYVSGRAQREVPATIDGWLKARDGKG
- the phaE gene encoding class III poly(R)-hydroxyalkanoic acid synthase subunit PhaE translates to MTSSAHDAGSSDFETLARQYFGAWGDALRHASAAGAPGSGDAGNWQRLFDGWSQMLPEQGPGAPEDAVRRFREQAGSWYGTMQEVASRFAGRDASSAEVAQAWREAVQGQGDGLLQWMLQGARGSTQAGGSLPEFANWLQQWQLQAGPWLQSPAFGPGREHQARWQALLRAQEDYQQQSRAYVEQIRQALDEAFELFEQRLAQHEQPGSQLTSARAMFDLWIEAAEEAYAKVALSEPFQQVYADLGNAQMRLRAGLQREVEQVSERIGLPTRSEMDAAHRRIAELERSLRRLQAQVTVLAGTATVDPAAQPAPARVKPGTRRAAAKKAAPAPKAAVKKAAAKRAPARKATSRTSSRKT
- a CDS encoding CDP-alcohol phosphatidyltransferase family protein, coding for MKRHFSMLREFQLADWFTLANAFCGTGAVFAAMRFLQDGERGYLLFGMALIPLAFIFDALDGRIARWRKSSSTLGRELDSLSDVISFGVAPAALAYACGMQGGWDWLVLSYFVCCGVSRLARYNVTAEALAGDEGKVKFFEGTPIPTSLVLVIVLAIAAGTDAIGPDIWLGQWQLGPWQLHPMVLLFALSGSLMISKTLRIPKP
- a CDS encoding class I SAM-dependent methyltransferase, whose translation is MPMLDAATLAAQLRMPHGDHALDVADAMNRSNGGLNQAAIRLLATAAGESVLEIGPGNGAFAPLLLQAANSRYLGIELSTAMVAAGNQRLASTGLGDRAELRHGDAHALPVTDACVDAALSVNTLYFWPNLAPVLDELARVLRPGGRLCLAFGDATFMRGLPFASTFHLHELEAVERALRISGFRVSAWRAHRETAEGNDGQQREKHFHLLLAHRQ